The Halobellus sp. MBLA0158 genome has a window encoding:
- the ribH gene encoding 6,7-dimethyl-8-ribityllumazine synthase, translating to MVTLGLVVTEFNASVTDRMAEAAKEAAVERDATITETLRVPGVYDSPLAADRLARRDEVEAVAVVGAIVTGDTDHDQVIADAAAQSLTEVSLDRDVPVTLGVSGPGQSGAEARERVDKGAEAVNAAVDMVETLA from the coding sequence ATGGTAACGCTCGGACTGGTGGTGACCGAGTTCAACGCCTCGGTCACCGATCGGATGGCGGAGGCCGCGAAGGAGGCGGCCGTCGAACGCGACGCGACGATCACGGAGACGCTGCGGGTGCCCGGCGTGTACGACTCGCCGCTGGCGGCCGATCGGCTGGCGCGACGGGACGAGGTCGAGGCGGTCGCCGTCGTGGGCGCGATCGTCACCGGCGACACGGACCACGATCAGGTCATCGCCGACGCGGCGGCGCAGTCGCTCACGGAGGTGAGCCTCGACCGCGACGTCCCGGTCACGCTCGGCGTCTCCGGGCCGGGGCAGAGCGGGGCCGAAGCGCGGGAGCGAGTCGACAAAGGTGCGGAAGCGGTAAACGCCGCGGTCGATATGGTGGAGACGTTAGCATGA
- a CDS encoding flippase activity-associated protein Agl23 gives MSPDAGPRDSDAPPSSDSSADVSSADEIGEQPQSARGTPSRPGDDTLSDPAGADRTESAADASAGTESTVGEATAISEVVSRTREKYHFGRRHTLVGVVAFTVAALVLRTAALGGRIFHWDEGRVGYWILRYHETGVHEYRPIVHGPFLPIVNDWLFALLPVSDFSARLPVAVIGALLPLSVWLFRERLRNTELVALAALLALNPLLVYYSRFMRNDVLVAALSFVALGFVVRGFDTGRLRYAFPAAFSLGLAFTTKENAIVYVLCFLGAGALLADHRLIAARARGESARAVFGRWRAAVTSRLLAHGPTPRASLGRVVGAAVGAAAVFLGVVLFFYAPRPDLWQAFTTPSMIPGVVDSGTVGAGEKFVDTWAGGSHQDHPYLPYLHDLAETLVYGAPAVIAFGLLGIAVDRYGIRGDGPREIVTFATYWAVASLFGYPIATDIQAPWAAVHVILPLAVPAAAGVGFVVASARDALDSRDAVSVGLAALVVLAAFSGAVAANAAYFNSASEEDKQVLQWAQPANDLKPTMEVVGDVAAANEGTDVLFVGTRPPGGDGEVFYVRNESSLRTAPPGGPAWHDRLPLPWYLEQYDAEVTSSAPDLPAAEALADAPPVVIAKDYDRDEVAAELSGYTAFEHDFRLWNDRVVVFVDTERLREVAPEYAERGEPVE, from the coding sequence ATGAGCCCTGACGCGGGCCCCCGCGACTCCGACGCTCCGCCCTCCAGCGATTCGTCCGCCGACGTCTCGTCCGCCGACGAGATCGGCGAGCAACCCCAGTCCGCCCGCGGGACGCCGTCGCGCCCCGGCGACGACACGCTCTCGGATCCGGCCGGGGCCGATCGGACCGAATCGGCCGCGGACGCGTCGGCCGGCACCGAATCGACGGTCGGCGAGGCGACAGCGATTTCGGAGGTCGTCTCGCGAACGCGAGAGAAGTACCACTTCGGCCGGCGGCATACCCTCGTCGGCGTGGTCGCGTTCACTGTCGCCGCGCTGGTCCTCCGGACCGCCGCGCTCGGCGGGCGGATCTTCCACTGGGACGAGGGTCGGGTCGGCTACTGGATCCTCCGGTACCACGAGACGGGCGTCCACGAGTACCGGCCGATCGTCCACGGGCCGTTCCTGCCGATCGTCAACGACTGGCTGTTCGCGCTGCTCCCCGTCTCGGACTTCTCGGCGCGCCTCCCGGTCGCGGTGATCGGAGCGCTCCTGCCGCTGTCGGTGTGGCTGTTCCGCGAGCGGCTCCGGAACACGGAGCTCGTCGCGCTCGCGGCGCTCCTCGCGCTGAATCCGCTCTTGGTCTACTACTCGCGGTTTATGCGCAACGACGTCCTCGTGGCGGCGCTTTCGTTCGTCGCGCTCGGCTTCGTCGTCCGCGGCTTCGACACCGGACGGCTCCGTTATGCGTTCCCCGCGGCGTTCTCGCTCGGGCTCGCGTTCACGACGAAGGAAAACGCGATCGTCTACGTGCTCTGCTTCCTCGGCGCCGGCGCGCTGCTGGCCGACCACCGACTGATCGCGGCGCGGGCCCGCGGCGAGTCGGCGCGTGCGGTGTTCGGCCGGTGGCGTGCTGCCGTCACCTCACGATTGCTCGCGCACGGGCCGACGCCGCGAGCGTCGCTCGGACGCGTCGTCGGGGCCGCGGTCGGCGCCGCGGCCGTCTTTCTCGGTGTCGTGTTGTTCTTCTACGCGCCGCGGCCCGATCTCTGGCAGGCGTTCACGACGCCGTCGATGATCCCGGGCGTCGTCGACTCCGGCACGGTCGGCGCGGGGGAGAAGTTCGTCGACACCTGGGCCGGCGGGAGCCACCAGGACCACCCGTACCTCCCGTACCTCCACGACCTCGCCGAGACGCTGGTCTACGGCGCGCCGGCGGTGATCGCGTTCGGCCTGCTGGGCATCGCCGTCGACCGCTACGGGATCCGCGGCGACGGGCCGCGCGAGATCGTCACCTTCGCGACCTACTGGGCCGTCGCGTCGCTGTTCGGCTACCCGATCGCGACCGACATCCAGGCACCCTGGGCCGCCGTCCACGTGATCCTCCCGCTCGCGGTTCCGGCGGCCGCGGGCGTCGGCTTCGTCGTCGCGTCCGCCCGCGACGCGCTCGACTCGCGGGACGCGGTCAGCGTCGGCCTCGCCGCGCTCGTCGTGCTCGCGGCGTTCAGCGGCGCCGTCGCCGCCAACGCGGCGTACTTCAACTCCGCGTCCGAGGAGGACAAGCAGGTCCTCCAGTGGGCCCAGCCCGCGAACGACCTCAAGCCGACGATGGAGGTTGTCGGCGACGTCGCGGCCGCAAACGAGGGGACGGACGTCCTCTTCGTCGGGACGCGGCCGCCGGGCGGCGACGGCGAGGTGTTCTACGTCCGCAACGAGTCGTCGCTGCGGACCGCACCGCCGGGCGGTCCGGCGTGGCACGACCGCCTGCCGTTGCCGTGGTACCTGGAGCAGTACGACGCCGAGGTGACCAGTTCGGCGCCCGACCTGCCGGCCGCCGAGGCGCTCGCGGACGCTCCGCCGGTGGTCATCGCGAAGGACTACGACCGCGACGAGGTCGCGGCCGAACTGTCGGGCTACACCGCCTTCGAGCACGACTTCCGGCTCTGGAACGACCGCGTCGTCGTCTTCGTCGACACGGAGCGCCTGCGCGAGGTGGCGCCGGAGTACGCCGAGCGCGGCGAGCCGGTCGAATAA